One Fusarium poae strain DAOMC 252244 chromosome 4, whole genome shotgun sequence DNA window includes the following coding sequences:
- a CDS encoding hypothetical protein (TransMembrane:1 (i29-51o)~BUSCO:14516at5125) has protein sequence MNGNGHMNGKSNGKPIAGRRRPIKQRRSIVAWTFNVVARLATWAAILTVLFRCPSSLEECNETSPSICKPYFQIKNTVQPQVQPYYDHYAAPYVELARPYYDTVDSKVWQPTRAYAVQYGAPWVEKARAHTLAQWEKNGQPQLVKYQALARTHYDQSVGPHVNKAGEKLGPYYDIARTNGLQVYYEYLQPGYAYVHPYAVRGYDAASDFTKTTALPTAYWTYNKTYSFLDSNVWPHVRSVYAQSVEPQLVRIGERLGRYKNKSKSIQENYAASYVTGTAASSFQKPTQSTTSVASVEPVKSSSQAPVATESPEPVAEPPSQEYINPVQAPPATENESANRRKAREMVAQDLETWQTKFATQADEGATDLEERVGEIAKRVIQEKVNTNGKKLFNDLEATIDKELKSLRSKISTLAGSKEQGVDEEIVSAVRASGKTIKQKAQAIRQWRQTYDQELQETVVTVADVHFQVLDETRNLALQQIGMRWAWTDGITYKDWAKYHELKATLNEWTEQLKQLVVTHPGLLEAQDAAARVEDEGMEIASVAAKELARLKEVARWKVTAGDTSDNFDSDAMKLAAEQAIAAKEADEKTPAQEDNAASSLSEAVEEATAETEEVVEESWESFWGALNAEPVKEEVSQAAEAASSSASSIVDEPNVIEKATEVVSNSAESIASGASSVVSEGEKSASSVVQNASETIESLSSTASESATAVSEEASSELSEVIDSATNVAESDDSISNGSEEPLAADGKEPLVEIEEDPVMHRDETPLSDQYEHVKPAFLGAAAQEVPHRQIVLDDYVDTDAIASATDAAQSVYSNAVSRASEQYSSALSVVSAQIYGTPKPVHEQLLSSVSDSYDKAVSAAGDQFDKAKSAATTAASQLPATTTVPTWLDWERIESIASQRLNEGRLWAEVQYQSALIAAGLATPTPSSVPEKYLQQAKLNYYAGLGMAQDRYSNFLAGASSALSSLTATPTPTDLVGSASSAASVARESAASAAQAAADAAGSAYSAADDTVKSAVKAVDDTVSSVVDAANEQISSAGLAIGDSWNSVIEQISGQVYGEPTQIAWYEHVWDDAGSYASKATGAAADKASIASEAAAASAITASAEAMKQYEAVSGLVSELISGKEPSFTDSVLSRFQAAYATAAANAESLRSQANEAASSVGDRVGSAASGATEAVKENFQRGKDEL, from the exons ATGGAAAGCCTATTGCTGGCCGCAGAAGACCAATCAAGCAGAGAAGAAGTATTGTGGCATGGACTTTCAATGTCGTAGCTAG ACTCGCGACATGGGCCGCCATTCTCACTGTCCTTTTCCGATGCCCCTCATCACTTGAGGAGTGTAACGAGACATCTCCATCTATCTGCAAACCTTACTTCCAGATCAAGAACACCGTGCAACCCCAAGTTCAACCGTACTACGACCATTACGCAGCACCCTACGTCGAGCTCGCCCGTCCCTACTACGACACTGTTGATAGCAAGGTCTGGCAGCCCACCCGTGCGTATGCTGTTCAATATGGAGCTCCTTGGGTCGAAAAGGCGCGAGCGCACACTCTGGCTCAATGGGAGAAGAATGGACAACCCCAGCTCGTCAAGTACCAGGCTCTTGCACGTACGCATTATGACCAGTCTGTTGGACCCCACGTGAACAAAGCTGGGGAGAAGCTTGGTCCATACTACGACATCGCTCGTACCAACGGATTGCAAGTCTACTACGAATATCTGCAGCCAGGCTATGCCTACGTTCACCCGTACGCTGTTCGAGGCTACGATGCAGCCTCCGACTTCACCAAGACCACTGCGCTCCCTACCGCTTATTGGACCTACAACAAGACTTATTCTTTCCTCGACAGCAACGTCTGGCCCCACGTTCGATCTGTCTATGCTCAGAGTGTTGAGCCGCAACTCGTTCGCATTGGTGAGCGCTTAGGACGTTACAAGAACAAGTCCAAGTCTATCCAGGAGAACTATGCTGCAAG CTACGTGACCGGAACAGCCGCTTCTTCCTTCCAGAAACCCACTCAGAGCACCACGTCTGTTGCTTCCGTCGAGCCTGTTAAGTCCTCGTCTCAAGCTCCTGTTGCCACAGAGAGCCCCGAGCCTGTTGCTGAGCCTCCTTCTCAGGAGTACATCAACCCTGTACAGGCCCCTCCTGCCACTGAGAATGAGAGCGCGAATCGACGCAAGGCTCGGGAGATGGTGGCTCAGGACTTGGAGACTTGGCAAACCAAGTTTGCCACACAGGCTGATGAGGGTGCCACTGATCTGGAAGAGCGCGTTGGCGAAATTGCCAAGCGTGTGATTCAGGAAAAGGTCAACACCAATGGCAAGAAGCTTTTCAACGATCTTGAAGCCACAATTGATAAGGAACTCAAGAGTCTGCGAAGCAAGATCTCAACCCTCGCCGGATCCAAGGAACAAGGTGTAGATGAAGAGATTGTTTCCGCTGTGCGAGCTTCTGGCAAGACCATCAAGCAAAAGGCACAAGCTATTCGACAGTGGCGCCAAACATATGACCAGGAGCTCCAGGAAACTGTTGTCACCGTTGCTGATGTTCACTTCCAGGTCTTGGACGAGACTAGAAACCTCGCTCTGCAGCAGATTGGTATGAGGTGGGCATGGACTGACGGCATCACCTACAAGGACTGGGCCAAGTATCATGAGCTGAAGGCTACTCTCAACGAGTGGACTGAGCAGCTCAAGCAATTGGTTGTTACCCACCCTGGCCTTCTCGAGGCTCAGGACGCCGCCGCACGAGTTGAGGACGAAGGCATGGAAATAGCCTCTGTCGCTGCCAAGGAATTGGCCCGACTTAAGGAAGTCGCTCGCTGGAAGGTCACTGCCGGAGACACATCAGACAACTTTGATAGCGACGCCATGAAGCTTGCTGCCGAGCAAGCTATTGCAGCCAAGGAAGCAGACGAAAAGACTCCTGCCCAGGAAGATAACGCTGCCTCCAGCCTCTCCGAAGCTGTGGAAGAAGCCACCGCCGAGACTGAAGAGGTCGTCGAGGAAAGCTGGGAGAGCTTCTGGGGCGCATTGAATGCCGAGCCTGTCAAGGAGGAGGTCTCCCAAGCTGCCGAAGCTGCTAGCTCGAGCGCCTCGTCCATCGTTGACGAACCCAATGTGATCGAGAAGGCCACCGAGGTCGTATCAAACAGTGCCGAATCCATCGCCAGCGGCGCCTCCAGTGTTGTTTCTGAGGGCGAGAAGAGCGCCAGTAGTGTCGTCCAAAACGCCTCGGAGACTATTGAGTCTCTATCTTCAACCGCGTCTGAATCCGCCACCGCCGTCAGCGAAGAAGCTTCAAGTGAACTCTCGGAAGTAATTGATTCAGCCACCAATGTCGCAGAGTCAGATGACAGCA TCAGCAATGGTAGTGAAGAGCCCCTTGCGGCTGATGGCAAGGAGCCACTCGTCGAGATTGAGGAGGACCCTGTGATGCACCGAGACGAGACCCCTCTGTCTGACCAGTATGAGCATGTCAAGCCTGCTTTCCTCGGCGCTGCTGCTCAAGAGGTTCCTCACCGACAGATTGTTCTCGACGACTACGTCGATACGGATGCGATTGCCAGCGCCACCGATGCTGCTCAGTCCGTGTACTCGAACGCTGTGTCTCGTGCATCTGAGCAATATTCGAGCGCCCTCTCTGTCGTCTCTGCCCAAATTTACGGAACCCCCAAGCCAGTTCATGAACAGCTCCTGTCTTCTGTCTCGGATTCTTACGACAAGGCAGTCTCTGCTGCTGGCGATCAATTTGACAAGGCCAAGTCTGCCGCCACAACCGCGGCTTCACAGTTGCCTGCCACTACTACTGTTCCCACCTGGCTCGACTGGGAGCGCATTGAGTCTATTGCGTCCCAGAGACTGAATGAAGGCCGTCTTTGGGCTGAGGTTCAGTACCAGAGTGCTCTCATCGCTGCAGGACTTGCCACACCTACCCCTTCCTCAGTCCCTGAGAAATACCTCCAGCAGGCTAAGCTTAACTATTACGCTGGCCTTGGCATGGCCCAGGACCGATACTCTAACTTCCTGGCTGGTGCATCCTCTgctctctcttctttgacTGCCACCCCTACCCCCACTGACCTTGTTGGGTCTGCGTCTTCTGCTGCTTCTGTGGCTCGCGAGTCGGCTGCTTCAGCtgctcaagctgctgctgatgcGGCTGGATCTGCCTACTCAGCTGCTGATGACACTGTCAAGTCTGCAGTCAAGGCTGTAGATGATACTGTTTCTTCTGTCGTCGATGCCGCCAATGAGCAAATTTCTAGCGCTGGTCTGGCTATCGGTGACTCTTGGAACAGCGTTATCGAGCAAATTAGTGGCCAGGTCTATGGCGAGCCAACTCAAATTGCCTGGTACGAGCATGTCTGGGATGACGCTGGCTCCTACGCCTCCAAGGCCACCGGCGCTGCTGCTGATAAGGCATCTATTGCCTCTGAAGCAGCTGCAGCATCAGCCATCACCGCTTCCGCCGAGGCCATGAAGCAGTACGAAGCAGTGAGCGGTCTCGTCTCTGAGCTCATTAGTGGCAAGGAACCCTCTTTCACTGACAGCGTTCTGTCCCGATTCCAAGCAGCTTATGCTACCGCCGCTGCCAATGCTGAAAGCCTCAGGAGCCAAGCCAACGAAGCTGCCTCATCTGTTGGCGACCGGGTTGGCAGCGCAGCTAGCGGTGCTACTGAAGCCGTCAAGGAGAACTTCCAGCGAGGCAAGGATGAGCTGTAA
- the SCON2 gene encoding E3 ubiquitin ligase complex SCF subunit scon-2 (BUSCO:9277at5125): MDSPALVNTVQGHSDSVAAPGTSTLSLNHISTGSSTSHSISESTKNPLQKHAPVSSVAPDTTSSPLPSTTNGDSLKVTDTDTDFDSEQLEDSSQQQPSKNNCDRQRSDQEINPRLVRMPSELVGKTVSPFLKEHIPGLYAPFGKASMPLSPPPTNDTTIVRKKDPNSKFCYRHRPDSKCRRAADESKMGFIQSELNSLSSADQEAITHVWSLFSAAPSKHRDLMLQGIITQCCFPQLSTVSREVQEQLKIDFLAALPTELSYKILSYLDTVSLCKAAQVSRRWRSLADDDVVWHRMCEQHIDRKCTKCGWGLPLLERKKLQAWSRHQQNHRQPNAADVVEIDDEAETQPNESRKRQATDDEHEDCDRSVKRSRANPSKSRQQLEAERKFRPWKDVYRDRFKVGYNWKTGRCSIKTFKGHENGVTCLQFDDNILATGSYDTTIKIWNIETGEVIRTLHGHTSAVRTLQFDDSKLISGSFDKTIKVWNWQTGECLNTLQCHGEGVLTLHYDGCTVASGSIDKTIKVSSFKTKETFTLRGHTDWVNHVRMDSPSRVVFSASDDLSVKLWDLETRQCIKTFLGHVGQVQQVLLMPADFEPDEVPSLDNTDTVSVSSGRSNTPPAEPSEQVADARASYGSGFTSNPDRPLPPRYMLTGGLDNTVRLWDTVSGKCIRSMFGHVEGIWGLVGDTLRVVTGANDSMTKIWEPRSGKCERSFTGHAGPVTCVGLSDSRMASGSEDGEVRIYSFEGERVEERGTPS; encoded by the exons ATGGACAGCCCTGCGCTCGTCAACACCGTTCAGGGCCACTCCGACTCTGTTGCAGCCCCCGGAACCTCAACTTTATCTTTGAATCATATTTCTACTGGATCGTCTACATCTCATTCTATCTCCGAGTCAACAAAAAACCCATTACAAAAACATGCTCCTGTTTCTTCGGTGGCACCCGATACAACCTCGTCACCTCTACCCTCTACCACCAACGGTGACTCTTTGAAAGTCACCGACACCGATACCGACTTCGATTCCGAACAGCTTGAGGACAGCTCACAGCAACAACCTTCCAAGAATAACTGCGACCGACAAAGATCCGACCAAGAAATCAACCCACGACTCGTCAGGATGCCTTCCGAACTAGTTGGCAAGACTGTCAGTCCGTTCCTCAAGGAACACATCCCCGGTCTCTATGCACCCTTTGGCAAAGCATCGATGCCTTTATCTCCTCCCCCCACCAATGATACAACCATAGTACGAAAGAAAGATCCCAACAGCAAGTTCTGTTACCGTCACAGACCCGATTCAAAATGCCGGCGCGCAGCTGATGAGTCCAAGATGGGCTTCATCCAAAGT GAACTGAACAGCCTATCTTCTGCCGATCAGGAGGCCATCACTCACGTTTGGTCTCTATTCTCAGCTGCTCCATCAAAGCATCGTGACTTGATGCTACAGGGAATTATTACACAATGCTGCTTCCCACAGCTCTCTACAGTATCACGCGAAGTCCAGGAGCAGCTCAAGATTGATTTCCTTGCTGCACTTCCCACCGAACTCTCCTACAAAATCCTATCCTACCTCGATACAGTTTCCCTATGCAAAGCCGCCCAGGTCAGCCGTCGATGGCGAAGCCTTGCCGACGACGATGTAGTCTGGCATCGTATGTGCGAACAGCATATTGACCGCAAATGCACAAAGTGCGGTTGGGGTCTGCCCTTGCTCGAAAGGAAAAAACTTCAGGCGTGGAGCCGCCATCAACAAAACCACCGACAACCGAATGCCGCCGACGTGGTTGAGATCGACGACGAGGCTGAGACACAACCTAACGAATCACGAAAACGCCAAGCTACCGACGACGAACACGAAGATTGCGATCGATCTGTCAAGCGCTCTCGGGCGAATCCTTCCAAGTCGCGACAACAGCTTGAAGCAGAGCGCAAGTTCCGACCATGGAAAGATGTATACCGCGATCGCTTCAAGGTGGGGTACAACTGGAAGACAGGCCGTTGCTCTATCAAGACCTTCAAGGGTCATGAAAATGGCGTGACATGCCTTCAGTTTGATGATAACATCCTTGCGACTGGCTCTTACGATACGACCATCAAGATCTGGAATATTGAGACTGGGGAAGTTATACGCACGCTACATGGTCACACATCGGCAGTTCGCACTCTTCAATTTGATGATTCCAAGTTGATTAGCGGTAGTTTCGACAAGACCATCAAAGTGTGGAATTGGCAGACTGGAGAGTGTTTGAATACGCTGCAGTGTCATGGTGAAGGTGTGTTGACACTCCACTATGATGGTTGTACCGTGGCATCTGGTTCCATCGACAAGACAATCAAGGTTTCTAGCTTCAAGACCAAAGAAACATTTACTCTCCGTGGCCATACTGACTGGGTCAACCATGTACGCATGGACTCGCCTTCTCGTGTTGTCTTTTCGGCATCTGATGATCTCTCGGTCAAACTCTGGGACCTTGAGACCAGGCAATGCATCAAGACATTCCTTGGTCACGTTGGCCAAGTCCAGCAAGTTCTCTTGATGCCTGCAGATTTTGAACCTGATGAGGTGCCCAGCTTGGATAACACCGATACCGTGTCAGTATCCAGTGGTCGAAGTAACACTCCTCCCGCAGAGCCTTCGGAACAGGTTGCGGATGCTCGGGCGTCGTATGGTTCGGGGTTCACATCCAATCCCGACCGACCCCTTCCCCCACGCTATATGCTTACTGGTGGACTTGATAACACTGTTCGCCTGTGGGACACTGTCAGTGGCAAGTGCATCCGCAGTATGTTTGGTCACGTCGAAGGCATTTGGGGTCTCGTTGGCGACACTCTCCGTGTCGTTACTGGTGCTAATGACTCCATGACTAAGATCTGGGAGCCTCGCTCTGGAAAATGTGAGCGCAGCTTCACTGGCCACGCTGGCCCTGTCACCTGTGTTGGTCTCAGCGACAGCCGCATGGCGAGTGGCAGTGAAGATGGCGAGGTCCGCATTTACAGCTTTGAGGGCGAGCGTGTTGAAGAACGCGGAACACCTTCATGA
- a CDS encoding hypothetical protein (BUSCO:18259at5125) has product MAADNEGPAASGANDARPSGDSNAAQNNENGNRRNPRHDHRKPGKGRSEKGRGEWGRQKGDKRKKNDEFKEFKRRKLNKQGESADGESSNNPFSKDEIAAEERRPKRKVAVMIGYAGTGYKGMQVNGNEKTIEADLFKAFVAAGAISKANADDPKKSSLVRCARTDKGVHAAGNVISLKLIIEDEDIVDKINAELPDQIRIWGIQRTNNAFSCYQTCDSRWYEYLMPSYCLLPPHPETFLGRKLVELAKEHGVEDELTARMADVKDFWTEVEEKEIKPILARLDPETRAAVLEKVHVTDDEEIAAQKAAARGTGEAAPAEEQPATDAPAGEATEKTAEPEAQSTVVLESHKPKNRELGPIDFALRDIKAAYMAAKRRYRVSTERLNRLQEALDMYNGTRNFHNYTVQKSFFDASAKRHIKSFIVNPKPIIINDTEWLSLKVHGQSFMMHQIRKMVGLASLIVRCGTPMERIKESYQNQKMAIPKAPGLGLLLERPVFHNYNRKATESLGKEGIDFDKYDDKIQAFKDKQIYTRIFSVEEKDNSFHMFFNQIDQFKTNHFLWLTAGGMKAAEINRDTTGEKVQQDVDKQLGDEDEEDPEGGEG; this is encoded by the exons ATGGCGGCAGATAACGAAGGTCCTGCCGCGAGTGGCGCCAATGACGCCCGTCCGTCAGGCGACTCCAATGCCGCTCAGAACAATGAGAATGGCAACCGTCGCAACCCGCGCCATGACCACAGAAAGCCTGGCAAGGGACGTTCAGAGAAAGGACGAGGAGAGTGGGG TCGTCAGAAGGGCGACAAGCGCAAGAAGAACGATGAGTTCAAGGAGTTCAAGCGTCGCAAACTGAACAAGCAGGGCGAGTCTGCAGATGGCGAATCGAGCAACAACCCCTTCTCCAAGGATGAGATTGCTGCCGAGGAACGACGACCCAAGCGAAAGGTTGCGGTCATGATTGGTTACGCAGGCACTGGCTACAAGGGAATGCAGGTCAATGGCAACGAAAAGACCATCGAGGCCGACTTGTTCAAGGCTTTTGTCGCTGCGGGCGCCATCTCCAAGGCCAACGCCGACGACCCCAAGAAGTCAAGTCTTGTCCGATGCGCTCGAACTGATAAGGGTGTGCACGCAGCTGGAAACGTTATCAGCTTGAAGCTCATTATCGAGGATGAGGACATTGTCGATAAGATCAACGCCGAACTCCCTGACCAGATCCGAATCTGGGGTATCCAGCGAACCAACAACGCCTTTAGCTGCTACCAGACCTGCGACTCCAGATGGTACGAGTACCTCATGCCTAGTTACtgccttcttcctcctcaccCCGAGACCTTCCTGGGCCGGAAGTTGGTCGAGTTGGCCAAGGAGCACGGTGTTGAGGATGAGCTTACTGCTAGAATGGCGGATGTCAAGGACTTCTGGACTGAggtggaggagaaggagatcaAGCCCATTCTGGCGCGATTGGACCCTGAGACAAGAGCTGCTGTTTTGGAAAAGGTTCACGTcactgatgatgaagagattgCTGCACAAAAGGCGGCCGCAAGAGGAACGGGCGAGGCCGCGCCAGCTGAGGAGCAGCCTGCTACTGATGCACCTGCTGGAGAAGCCACCGAGAAGACTGCTGAGCCCGAGGCCCAAAGCACCGTTGTTCTGGAGAGCCACAAGCCCAAGAACCGCGAGCTTGGCCCCATCGACTTTGCCCTTCGCGACATCAAGGCTGCTTACATGGCTGCGAAGCGACGATACCGTGTCAGCACTGAGCGCCTGAACCGCCTTCAGGAGGCTCTCGACATGTACAACGGCACAAGAAACTTCCACAACTATACTGTTCAAAAGTCATTCTTCGACGCCTCGGCAAAGCGACATATCAAGTCGTTCATTGTCAACCCCAAGCCCATTATTATTAATGATACAGAATGGCTGTCCCTCAAGGTTCACGGACAGAGTTTTATGATGCACCAGATCCGTAAGATGGTCGGCTTGGCCAGTCTGATCGTTCGCTGCGGTACCCCTATGGAGCGTATTAAGGAGAGCTATCAGAACCAGAAGATGGCCATCCCCAAGGCCCCCGGTCTCGGACTTTTGCTCGAGCGACCCGTTTTCCACAACTACAACCGAAAGGCCACCGAGTCACTCGGAAAGGAGGGAATCGACTTTGACAAGTACGATGACAAGATCCAGGCTTTCAAGGACAAGCAGATCTACACCCGTATCTTTAGCGTGGAGGAGAAGGACAACTC GTTCCACATGTTCTTTAATCAGATCGACCAGTTCAAGACAAATCACTTCTTGTGGCTCACGGCTGGCGGTATGAAGGCTGCAGAGATCAACAGAGACACCACGGGCGAAAAGGTGCAGCAGGACGTTGATAAGCAGCTcggtgacgaggatgaggaggaccCCGAGGGCGGTGAGGGTTAA
- the CRP15 gene encoding 40S ribosomal protein S7 (BUSCO:48004at5125): MSAQALNKIAPNSPSRQNPSELESSIAQALFDLESNTSDLKVALRPLQIVSAREIEVGHGKKAIVIFVPVPSLQGFHRVQQRLTRELEKKFSDRHVLILASRRILPRPKRSARSRNNQKQKRPRSRTLTAVHDAILEDLTYPVEIVGKRVRTKEDGSKLLKVILDEKERGGVDYRLDTYSEVYRRLTGRNVNFEFPQSGPADF; the protein is encoded by the exons ATGAGCGCCCAGGCCCTTAACAAGATCGCTCCCAACAGCCCCTCGAGGCAGAACCCCTCCGAGCTCGAGTCGAGCATCGCCCAGGCTCTCTTCGACCTCGAGTCCAACACCTCCGATCTCAAGGTCGCTCTCCGACCTCTCCAGATCGTCTCTGCTCGTGAG ATCGAGGTTGGCCACGGCAAGAAGGCTATTGTCATCTTTGTCCCCGTCCCTTCCCTGCAGGGCTTCCACCGCGTCCAGCAGCG TCTCACCCGTGAGCTCGAGAAGAAGTTCTCTGACCGCCACGTCCTGATCCTCGCTTCTCGCCGCATCTTGCCCCGCCCCAAGCGATCTGCCCGCTCTCGCAACAACCAGAAGCAGAAGCGACCCCGTTCGCGAACTCTCACCGCCGTCCACGACGCCATCCTCGAGGATCTCACCTACCCCGTTGAGATCGTCGGCAAGCGCGTCCGCACCAAGGAGGACGGTTCCAAGCTCCTCAAGGTCATCCTTGACGAGAAGGAGCGTGGTGGTGTTGACTACCGCCTTGACACCTACTCTGAGGTCTACCGTCGCTTGACAGGCCGCAACGTCAACTTCGAGTTCCCTCAGAGCGGTCCCGCTGACTTTTAA
- a CDS encoding hypothetical protein (BUSCO:14278at5125) has protein sequence MAPVIPYTYIQCPCSDNSPADQQTPQTPTSASAEHTFDPTDPRSNYSLYPLEYLLYCEDCQQIRCPRCVNEEVVTYYCPNCLFEVPSSNLRSEGNRCTRSCYQCPVCIGPAQVMGLAPTEPPPGADPSAHQSNRFGLYCQYCNWTSTEIGIDFDRPSGIFTQLSKVNNGGQPRLTAREFKERRKDNPDEPPPADKDVDAELQYANLKSFYQSQLADTNASGASSLNDSLGYGSPAALTRIMAMYTGHGHSRKRNGPSDVMREALSTEEGLKLADLDDSAQIKKLHQEGLDSTATIEQNLLQADVQRFQDGLRPIPYLFRTKRSKRCSICRHIISKPENKVTSTRFKIKLVAKSYIPTITIRPLNPTAGPVPTTQRPQIQHELPLKPLTPHHYIITFKNPLFDGIKVTLATPNSTPGRFSSKVTILCPQFDIDANTDMWDDALKDDDRDKKRKGEESSGQPEAGKIWERGRNWVSIILEVVPTSLRLDDDKVKDKSPIKEDEDILEIPMFVRMEWEADSQQDVGTTSAKEKDGQEKRELAYWCVLGVGRISSD, from the exons ATGGCACCCGTGATACCTTACACATACATCCAGTGTCCATGTTCCGATAACTCTCCCGCCGACCAACAAACCCCTCAAACACCAACTTCAGCCTCCGCCGAGCATACCTTTGACCCCACCGATCCTCGCTCAAACTACAGCCTCTACCCTCTCGAGTACCTCCTCTACTGCGAAGACTGCCAGCAGATCCGATGTCCGAGATGCGTCAACGAAGAAGTCGTTACATATTATTGTCCCAATTGTCTCTTTGAGGTTCCGAGCAGTAACTTGCGAAGCGAGGGTAACAG atgcactcGAAGCTGTTACCAATGTCCTGTATGCATCGGACCTGCCCAGGTCATGGGCTTGGCCCCTACCGAACCACCACCTGGCGCCGACCCTTCAGCCCACCAGAGCAACAGATTCGGTCTGTACTGCCAGTACTGCAATTGGACTTCGACCGAGATAGGCATCGACTTTGACCGACCAAGCGGCATATTCACACAACTCTCCAAGGTTAACAATGGCGGTCAGCCCAGACTCACGGCCAGAGAGTTCAAGGAGCGTCGCAAAGATAACCCAGACGAGCCACCACCAGCCGACAAAGATGTCGACGCGGAGCTTCAATACGCCAATCTCAAGTCATTCTACCAGTCGCAGCTTGCCGACACCAACGCTTCCGGTGCATCCTCGCTTAATGATAGTCTGGGCTATGGCTCACCTGCTGCTTTGACGAGGATCATGGCCATGTATACTGGTCACGGACACTCCCGCAAGCGCAACGGTCCTTCAGACGTGATGCGTGAGGCTCTTTCAACAGAAGAAGGTCTCAAGCTGGCTGATCTAGATGATTCCGCTCAGATCAAGAAACTACACCAAGAGGGGTTGGATTCGACTGCTACTATTGAGCAAAACCTTTTACAGGCAGATGTTCAGAGATTCCAGGACGGTCTACGTCCCATACCATACCTCTTCCGAACGAAGCGCTCCAAGCGTTGTTCCATATGCAGACACATCATCTCCAAGCCCGAGAACAAAGTCACATCCACGCGGTTCAAGATCAAGCTCGTCGCAAAGTCGTACATACCTACCATTACCATCCGACCCCTCAACCCCACCGCTGGGCCTGTTCCTACCACACAGCGTCCCCAAATCCAACATGAACTTCCTCTCAAACCTCTTACTCCTCACCACTACATCATAACCTTCAAGAACCCCCTGTTCGACGGCATCAAGGTTACACTTGCCACACCAAACAGCACCCCTGGCAGGTTCTCCAGCAAAGTCACCATTCTGTGTCCACAGTTTGATATCGACGCCAACACGGATATGTGGGACGATGCCTTGAAAGACGATGACAGGgacaagaagcgcaagggtGAGGAGAGCAGCGGTCAGCCCGAAGCCGGCAAGATATGGGAGCGAGGGCGTAACTGGGTTAGTATCATTCTGGAAGTGGTGCCTACTTCGCTGCGACTTGACGacgacaaggtcaaggacaAGAGCCCAATcaaggaggacgaggacaTTCTCGAGATACCCATGTTTGTGAGGATGGAGTGGGAGGCAGATTCACAGCAAGATGTTGGTACAACGTCtgcaaaagaaaaggatgGTCAGGAGAAGCGAGAACTAGCTTATTGGTGTGTGTTGGGAGTTGGCCGCATCAGCAGCGATTAA